In Bacillus cytotoxicus NVH 391-98, the following are encoded in one genomic region:
- the spoVB gene encoding stage V sporulation protein B encodes MTRQSFLRGAFILMLAGLITKILGFINRIVMARILGEEGVGLYMMAVPTFILAIVLTQIGLPVAIAKFVAEAEAMNDRQKVKRILTVSLAVTSVISIILTIAIMLLTPILAETLLTDERTYYPLMAILPVVPVIAVSSVLRGYFQGKQNMKPGAYAQVLEQVVRITIIAICIRLFLPYGVEYAAAGAMLSAVLGEVASLLFLLTLFQHEKHISIRNGFLNTVKESKHTFHSLMEIALPTTGSRLIGSISYFFEPIVVMQSLAIAGVAASVATQQYGILNGYAFPLLSLPAFITYALSTALVPSISEAMAKRQHQLVEYRLQQALRISLITGGWSVIILYVFASPVLTLMYGSDSATAFIRLLAPCFLFHYFQSPLTSVLQALNLAKAAMMNTFVGAIVKLLVIFILASRPEFQMMGVALAIAANIITVTFLHYATVLKKITFTIYLKDYLYGGIAILAAGTFGFYLHNHVVFSQSLGIQTLWEITLTTLIYIVLLLIFKLIRKEELRRIPFLRKLFI; translated from the coding sequence ATGACAAGACAAAGCTTTTTACGAGGTGCATTTATTTTAATGCTAGCTGGCTTGATTACAAAAATCCTTGGGTTTATTAACCGTATTGTAATGGCACGCATTTTAGGGGAAGAAGGTGTCGGTCTTTATATGATGGCTGTCCCTACTTTCATCTTAGCCATTGTTTTAACACAAATCGGCCTTCCCGTTGCTATTGCAAAATTCGTTGCAGAAGCGGAGGCAATGAATGACCGGCAAAAGGTCAAAAGAATTTTAACCGTATCATTAGCAGTCACATCTGTTATTAGCATTATTTTAACGATTGCTATCATGCTGCTCACACCTATTTTAGCTGAAACACTTTTAACTGATGAAAGAACCTATTATCCGTTAATGGCTATTTTACCTGTCGTTCCTGTCATTGCTGTTTCATCTGTGTTGCGAGGGTATTTCCAAGGAAAACAAAATATGAAGCCAGGTGCTTATGCACAAGTACTAGAACAAGTGGTTCGCATCACAATTATCGCTATCTGCATTCGGCTATTTTTACCTTATGGCGTTGAATATGCAGCAGCAGGTGCTATGCTCTCAGCTGTCCTTGGTGAGGTTGCTTCTTTATTATTTCTACTCACATTATTCCAGCATGAAAAACATATTTCCATACGCAACGGTTTTCTAAACACTGTGAAAGAGAGTAAACATACGTTTCATTCGCTTATGGAAATTGCACTGCCAACGACAGGAAGTCGCTTAATTGGATCGATTTCTTATTTTTTTGAGCCGATTGTCGTCATGCAAAGTTTGGCAATTGCTGGTGTTGCCGCTTCCGTCGCCACACAGCAATACGGCATCTTAAATGGCTATGCCTTCCCCCTCCTATCGCTACCTGCATTCATTACATACGCCCTTTCTACAGCACTCGTACCATCTATTAGCGAAGCGATGGCGAAAAGGCAACATCAGTTAGTAGAATATCGCCTGCAACAAGCATTGCGAATTTCTTTAATTACAGGCGGTTGGTCTGTCATTATTCTTTATGTATTTGCTTCACCCGTATTAACTCTTATGTATGGTTCTGACAGTGCCACTGCATTTATACGACTACTTGCACCTTGTTTTTTATTTCATTACTTTCAAAGCCCGCTCACATCCGTTTTACAAGCTTTAAACTTAGCTAAAGCTGCGATGATGAATACATTTGTTGGTGCGATTGTAAAATTACTTGTTATCTTTATTCTCGCCTCAAGACCAGAATTTCAAATGATGGGAGTTGCACTTGCTATTGCTGCTAATATTATTACAGTAACATTTCTTCATTATGCGACCGTCTTAAAAAAAATTACATTCACCATTTATTTAAAAGACTATCTTTATGGGGGAATTGCCATCCTAGCCGCAGGTACGTTTGGATTTTATCTTCATAACCATGTTGTATTTTCTCAATCACTCGGCATACAAACATTATGGGAAATTACATTAACTACACTCATCTACATCGTTCTCCTGCTCATCTTTAAGCTCATTCGGAAAGAAGAATTACGAAGAATCCCTTTCCTTCGTAAACTATTTATATAG
- the tgt gene encoding tRNA guanosine(34) transglycosylase Tgt, whose translation MTAIRYEFIKKCKQTGARLGRVHTPHGSFDTPTFMPVGTLATVKTMSPEELKAMDSGIILSNTYHLWLRPGHEIVREAGGLHKFMNWDRAILTDSGGFQVFSLSDFRRIEEEGVYFRNHLNGDKLFLSPEKAMEIQNALGSDIMMAFDECPPFPATFEYMKKSVERTSRWAERCLNAHQRPEDQGLFGIVQGGEFEELRRQSAKDLVSMDFPGYAVGGLSVGEPKDIMNRVLEFTTPLLPENKPRYLMGVGSPDSLIDGAIRGIDMFDCVLPTRIARNGTCMTSQGRLVVKNAKFARDFGPLDPNCDCYTCKNYSRAYIRHLMKCDETFGIRLTSYHNLHFLLNLMEQVRQAIREDRLGDFREEFFEQYGFNKPNAKNF comes from the coding sequence ATGACAGCAATTCGTTACGAATTTATTAAGAAATGTAAACAAACGGGCGCACGTTTAGGTCGTGTGCATACGCCACATGGATCTTTTGATACACCGACCTTTATGCCAGTTGGTACATTAGCAACAGTGAAAACAATGTCACCAGAAGAATTAAAAGCGATGGATTCTGGCATTATTTTAAGTAATACGTATCATCTATGGCTGCGTCCAGGTCATGAAATTGTACGTGAAGCAGGTGGACTGCATAAATTTATGAACTGGGATCGTGCTATTTTAACGGATTCTGGTGGATTCCAAGTATTTAGTTTAAGTGACTTCCGTCGTATTGAAGAAGAAGGTGTGTATTTCCGCAATCATTTAAATGGCGACAAGCTATTTTTATCGCCAGAAAAAGCGATGGAAATTCAAAATGCTTTAGGTTCAGATATTATGATGGCATTTGATGAATGCCCACCATTCCCGGCTACTTTTGAATATATGAAAAAGTCTGTAGAGCGTACAAGCCGTTGGGCAGAGCGTTGTTTAAACGCGCATCAGCGCCCGGAAGATCAAGGGTTATTCGGTATTGTACAGGGGGGGGAGTTTGAAGAGCTTCGTCGCCAAAGTGCTAAAGACCTTGTTTCAATGGACTTCCCTGGTTACGCTGTAGGTGGTTTATCAGTAGGGGAGCCGAAAGATATCATGAATCGTGTCCTTGAGTTTACAACACCGCTTCTTCCAGAAAATAAACCTCGTTATTTAATGGGAGTCGGTTCTCCTGATTCATTAATTGATGGTGCAATTCGCGGTATTGACATGTTTGACTGTGTACTGCCAACTCGCATTGCTCGAAATGGTACTTGTATGACAAGTCAAGGTCGTCTCGTTGTGAAAAATGCGAAATTTGCAAGAGACTTTGGTCCACTTGATCCAAATTGTGATTGTTACACATGTAAAAATTATTCTCGTGCATACATTCGTCACTTAATGAAATGTGATGAAACGTTCGGAATTCGTTTAACATCTTATCACAATCTGCATTTTCTGTTAAACTTAATGGAGCAGGTGAGACAAGCCATTCGTGAAGATCGTCTTGGCGATTTCCGCGAAGAGTTCTTTGAACAGTATGGCTTTAATAAACCGAATGCTAAAAACTTTTAA
- the recJ gene encoding single-stranded-DNA-specific exonuclease RecJ, with product MLQPKTRWKEKTYNEELVRELASKLQLSPLVVSLFLGRGLDTEDKIMDFFNTAEQEFHDPFLLEGMDRTVERVKQAIQNGEQILIFGDYDADGVSSTTVLFLALQELGADVEFYIPNRFTEGYGPNEEAFRWAHQAGFSLIITVDTGIAAVHEAQVAKELGIDLIITDHHEPPPELPEALAIIHPKLEGGVYPFHYLAGVGVAFKVAHALLGRVPEHLLEIAVIGTVADLVSLHGENRLIVQRGLKHMRMTKNIGLKALFKVANVSQSEITEESIGFLLAPRINAVGRLEDAAPAVHLLLSEDPEEAKELAEEIDELNKLRKDIVKQITEEAIIEVECKYPPEENKVLVLAKEGWNPGVIGIVASKLVERFYRPTIVLSIDSEKQIAKGSARSIEGFDLFANLSDCRDLLPHFGGHPMAAGMTLHMNDVDELRRRLNEQANAVLVEEDFIPITTIDAVCKVEDVTLSAIEDMQKLAPFGVGNPKPCIAVKDADLESIRAIGSDGSHLKMALRDGQATLDTIGFGFGAYAKEISPVAKVSVVGEVSINEWNNFKKPQLMVQDIAVEAWQLFDWRSMRNVEVNLAELPKEKIIIVYFSEDVLNKFSLEGYKEQLVHASAVTRLDGEYVVLLDLPKGIEELRNIFQVGFPARIYTLFYQENNHLFSTVPTREHFKWYYSFLHQKAPFSLRQYGEQLCRHKGWSKDTVNFMTQVFFELEFVTIKDGVIFMAEQIQKRDLTESNTYREKMNHLQLEKELVYSTYQQLYTWFETIRNHKEIEQLR from the coding sequence GTGTTACAACCGAAAACGCGTTGGAAAGAAAAAACATATAATGAAGAACTGGTGAGGGAATTAGCAAGTAAATTGCAATTATCACCACTTGTTGTTTCTTTATTCCTCGGTAGAGGTTTAGATACAGAAGATAAGATTATGGATTTTTTTAATACAGCAGAGCAAGAATTTCATGATCCATTTTTATTAGAAGGCATGGATCGGACAGTAGAGCGTGTGAAACAGGCGATCCAAAATGGAGAGCAGATTTTAATATTTGGTGACTATGATGCAGACGGAGTCAGTAGTACGACCGTACTATTTTTAGCGCTTCAAGAATTAGGAGCAGATGTGGAATTTTATATTCCAAACCGTTTTACGGAAGGATATGGACCAAATGAAGAGGCGTTTCGTTGGGCGCACCAAGCCGGTTTTTCTTTAATTATTACGGTTGATACAGGAATAGCAGCAGTACATGAGGCGCAAGTGGCAAAAGAGCTTGGAATTGATTTAATTATTACAGATCATCATGAGCCACCGCCAGAACTGCCAGAAGCACTTGCGATTATTCATCCGAAGCTTGAGGGTGGTGTATATCCGTTTCACTATTTAGCAGGGGTTGGTGTTGCTTTTAAAGTAGCGCATGCGTTGCTAGGGCGTGTTCCGGAGCATTTGCTAGAAATTGCTGTTATTGGTACAGTAGCTGACTTAGTATCACTTCATGGTGAGAATAGATTAATTGTACAGCGCGGATTAAAACATATGAGAATGACAAAAAACATCGGCTTAAAAGCACTTTTTAAAGTGGCGAATGTCTCGCAAAGTGAAATTACAGAAGAAAGTATTGGTTTTTTGTTGGCGCCTCGTATTAATGCGGTTGGACGTTTAGAAGATGCTGCTCCGGCAGTTCATCTTCTGCTATCAGAAGATCCAGAAGAAGCAAAAGAGCTGGCAGAAGAAATTGATGAATTAAACAAACTACGAAAAGATATTGTGAAACAAATTACCGAGGAAGCAATTATTGAGGTGGAATGTAAATATCCACCAGAGGAGAATAAAGTGCTTGTTCTTGCGAAAGAAGGCTGGAACCCGGGGGTAATTGGAATTGTTGCTTCTAAATTGGTAGAACGTTTTTATCGTCCGACGATTGTGTTAAGTATTGATTCTGAGAAACAAATTGCCAAGGGATCTGCGCGCAGTATTGAAGGGTTTGATTTGTTTGCTAATTTATCGGATTGTAGAGATTTATTACCTCATTTTGGAGGTCATCCAATGGCAGCAGGGATGACGCTTCATATGAATGATGTAGATGAACTGAGACGCCGTTTGAATGAACAAGCGAATGCAGTCTTAGTAGAGGAAGATTTTATTCCGATTACAACTATAGATGCCGTTTGTAAAGTAGAGGATGTCACTCTTTCAGCAATTGAAGATATGCAGAAGTTGGCACCATTTGGTGTTGGAAATCCAAAACCATGTATCGCAGTGAAAGATGCTGATTTAGAAAGTATTCGCGCAATCGGATCAGATGGCTCTCATTTAAAAATGGCTCTTCGGGATGGACAAGCTACGCTAGATACAATTGGTTTTGGATTTGGTGCCTATGCAAAAGAGATTTCTCCAGTTGCGAAAGTTTCTGTTGTAGGAGAAGTATCTATTAACGAATGGAATAATTTTAAGAAACCGCAGTTAATGGTGCAAGATATCGCAGTAGAAGCGTGGCAACTATTTGATTGGCGCAGCATGCGTAATGTAGAAGTGAATTTAGCAGAACTTCCAAAAGAAAAAATAATTATAGTGTATTTTTCTGAAGATGTATTGAATAAATTTTCTTTAGAAGGTTATAAAGAGCAACTTGTGCATGCATCAGCAGTCACTCGTTTAGATGGTGAGTATGTTGTTTTACTTGACTTACCAAAAGGGATAGAAGAGTTGCGAAATATATTTCAAGTTGGCTTCCCGGCTCGTATTTATACGTTATTTTATCAAGAAAATAATCATTTGTTTAGCACAGTTCCAACGAGAGAACACTTTAAATGGTATTACTCTTTCTTACATCAAAAAGCCCCATTTTCTTTAAGGCAATATGGCGAGCAACTATGCCGTCATAAAGGGTGGTCAAAAGATACAGTAAATTTCATGACACAGGTGTTTTTTGAGTTAGAATTTGTTACAATAAAAGACGGTGTCATTTTTATGGCCGAACAAATTCAAAAGCGTGATTTAACTGAATCGAACACATATCGTGAGAAAATGAACCATTTACAACTTGAAAAAGAATTAGTATATAGCACATATCAACAGCTGTACACATGGTTTGAAACGATTCGTAATCATAAAGAAATAGAACAGTTAAGATAA
- the gdh gene encoding glucose 1-dehydrogenase: MYPDLKGKVVVITGASKGIGKAMSIRFGEEKAKVVVNYRSNEAEAQEIVEKIQKAGGEAIAVKGDVTVEADVINLVQTAVKEFGTLDVMINNAGIENPVDSHKMSLSDWNRVIETNLTGTFLGSREAIKYFVENDIKGSVINMSSVHEKIPWPLFVHYAASKGGMKLMTETLALEYAPKGIRVNNIGPGAINTPINAEKFADPEKRADVESMIPMGYIGKPEEIAAVAAWLASSQASYVTGITLFADGGMTLYPSFQAGRG, from the coding sequence ATGTATCCAGATTTAAAAGGAAAAGTTGTTGTTATTACAGGTGCATCAAAAGGAATAGGAAAAGCGATGTCGATTCGCTTTGGAGAGGAAAAAGCGAAAGTTGTAGTGAATTATCGTTCGAATGAAGCGGAAGCACAAGAAATCGTAGAAAAAATACAAAAGGCAGGCGGAGAAGCTATCGCGGTAAAAGGAGATGTCACGGTAGAAGCAGATGTAATCAATCTAGTTCAGACAGCTGTGAAAGAGTTTGGTACACTAGATGTCATGATTAATAATGCTGGTATTGAAAATCCGGTAGATTCACATAAAATGTCATTAAGTGATTGGAATCGAGTTATCGAAACAAATTTAACAGGTACTTTTTTAGGAAGTCGAGAAGCAATTAAATATTTTGTTGAAAATGATATTAAAGGTAGCGTGATTAACATGTCTAGTGTTCATGAGAAAATTCCATGGCCATTATTTGTACATTATGCGGCAAGTAAAGGTGGTATGAAGTTAATGACTGAAACATTAGCGTTAGAATATGCACCAAAAGGAATTCGTGTAAACAATATTGGACCGGGCGCAATCAATACGCCAATTAATGCGGAAAAATTTGCGGACCCAGAAAAACGTGCAGATGTTGAAAGTATGATTCCAATGGGATACATCGGAAAGCCAGAAGAAATTGCGGCGGTAGCAGCATGGCTTGCTTCCTCGCAAGCAAGTTATGTAACAGGAATTACATTGTTTGCTGATGGCGGAATGACTTTATATCCATCATTCCAAGCTGGACGTGGCTAA
- the secDF gene encoding protein translocase subunit SecDF, which translates to MAKRSTRIVAFFLTVLLIGGIIGATGKNITKGISLGLDLRGGFEILYQVKPAKKGDKIDHDALVSTVGALNNRVNVLGVSEPNIQIEGKDRIRVQLAGVKDQQKAREILSTQAKLTFRDVNDNLLMDGADLKGGGAKQTFDEQGRPSVGLTLKSADKFREVTEKISKMPPPTNLMVIWLDFEEGKDSYKAESTKPNPKFLSAATVNQVFNQTEVSIVGGNFTVESAKQLSSLLNAGALPVDLKEMYSTSVGAKFGQQALEETIFASVIGIALIFLFMLVFYRLPGFIAVIMLGLYIFMTLLVFNWMHAVLTLPGIAALVLGVGIAVDANIITYERLKEELRIGKSMMSAYRSGNHRSLATILDANITTLAAAGVLFVYGTSSVQGFATSLIVSIFVGFITNVFGTRFLLGLLVKSRYFDKKPAYFGVKQKEIIPLSKGVEHAPTKFDRINFVSIGHKFLLFSIVVVIAGAIILPIFKLNLGIDFASGTRMDLQSKQTISVSQVYKDLHELKIDVKEEDIVPTGDDNKGFAVRTIGVLSKEEIAKAKTFFHDKYGTEPNVSTVSPTIGKEIAQNAFIAVLIASAVIILYVSIRFRFTYAVSAVAALLHDAFVMIVVFSIFRLEVDLTFIAAVLTIIGYSINDSIVTFDRNRELYKQKKRIRDSKDLEEIVNASIRQTIGRSINTVLTVLFPVIALMIFGSESLRNFSFALMIGLVVGTYSSVFVASQIWLMLEKRRLKKGKKKIVAEESKPQV; encoded by the coding sequence ATGGCAAAGCGTAGTACAAGAATTGTCGCCTTTTTCCTCACTGTTTTATTAATCGGTGGGATTATTGGTGCGACAGGAAAAAACATAACAAAAGGCATTAGTCTTGGGTTAGACCTTCGCGGTGGTTTTGAAATCTTGTATCAAGTAAAACCAGCAAAGAAAGGGGATAAAATTGATCACGATGCACTTGTGAGTACAGTAGGTGCTTTGAATAACCGCGTCAATGTTCTTGGTGTAAGTGAGCCGAACATTCAAATCGAAGGAAAAGATCGAATTCGTGTTCAGCTTGCTGGTGTAAAAGATCAACAAAAAGCACGTGAAATTTTATCTACCCAAGCAAAGTTAACATTCCGTGATGTGAATGATAATCTTCTTATGGATGGGGCAGATTTAAAAGGCGGAGGAGCAAAGCAAACATTTGATGAACAAGGACGACCAAGCGTTGGACTTACATTAAAAAGTGCTGACAAATTCCGCGAAGTAACAGAAAAAATTTCTAAAATGCCACCACCAACAAACTTGATGGTAATTTGGCTTGACTTTGAAGAAGGTAAGGATTCTTATAAAGCGGAATCTACAAAACCAAATCCAAAATTTTTATCAGCAGCAACAGTAAATCAAGTATTTAATCAAACGGAAGTTTCTATTGTAGGTGGAAACTTTACAGTTGAAAGTGCAAAGCAGCTTTCATCTTTATTAAATGCAGGGGCACTTCCTGTTGATTTAAAAGAAATGTATTCAACATCTGTTGGGGCGAAATTTGGTCAACAAGCATTAGAAGAAACAATTTTTGCTAGTGTGATTGGCATAGCTCTTATTTTCTTATTCATGCTTGTATTCTATCGTTTACCAGGATTTATCGCAGTGATTATGCTAGGGCTGTATATTTTTATGACGCTTCTTGTCTTTAACTGGATGCATGCTGTTCTTACATTGCCAGGTATTGCGGCTTTAGTGCTCGGGGTTGGTATCGCTGTTGATGCGAATATTATTACGTACGAGAGATTGAAGGAAGAATTGCGAATTGGTAAATCCATGATGTCAGCATATCGCTCAGGTAACCATCGTTCCTTAGCGACAATTTTGGATGCAAATATTACAACCCTTGCAGCAGCCGGCGTGCTATTTGTATATGGTACAAGCTCTGTACAAGGGTTTGCAACAAGTTTGATTGTAAGTATTTTTGTTGGTTTTATTACGAACGTATTCGGTACTCGTTTCTTACTAGGATTACTTGTGAAGAGCCGTTATTTTGATAAAAAACCAGCTTACTTTGGTGTGAAACAAAAAGAAATTATTCCATTGTCAAAAGGCGTTGAGCATGCACCAACAAAATTTGACCGCATTAACTTTGTAAGTATCGGTCACAAATTTTTATTATTCTCAATTGTAGTTGTTATTGCAGGAGCAATTATACTACCAATTTTCAAACTGAACTTAGGTATTGACTTTGCAAGTGGTACACGTATGGACTTGCAATCAAAACAAACAATTAGTGTTTCTCAAGTTTATAAGGATTTACATGAATTGAAAATTGATGTGAAAGAAGAAGATATTGTACCAACAGGTGATGACAATAAAGGATTCGCTGTTCGTACAATTGGTGTTTTATCAAAAGAGGAAATCGCAAAAGCGAAAACATTCTTCCATGATAAATATGGTACAGAACCAAATGTAAGCACAGTTTCGCCAACAATCGGGAAGGAAATTGCACAAAATGCCTTCATCGCAGTTCTGATTGCTTCAGCGGTTATCATACTATATGTAAGCATTCGTTTCCGATTTACATATGCGGTATCTGCTGTCGCTGCATTACTCCATGATGCATTTGTAATGATTGTGGTGTTTAGTATTTTCCGTTTGGAAGTAGATTTAACATTTATTGCAGCTGTCTTAACCATTATTGGTTATTCTATCAATGACTCGATTGTTACATTTGACAGAAACCGTGAGTTATACAAACAGAAAAAACGTATTCGCGATTCAAAAGATCTAGAAGAAATTGTAAACGCGAGTATTCGTCAAACAATTGGTCGTTCTATTAATACAGTATTAACTGTGCTATTCCCTGTGATTGCACTGATGATTTTCGGTAGTGAATCGTTACGAAACTTCTCGTTTGCATTAATGATAGGATTAGTTGTAGGTACGTATTCTTCTGTTTTCGTTGCATCCCAAATTTGGCTTATGCTTGAAAAGCGCCGTTTGAAAAAAGGAAAGAAAAAGATAGTAGCAGAAGAATCTAAACCACAAGTTTAA
- a CDS encoding adenine phosphoribosyltransferase: MDFKQHIAIVPDYPKEGIVFKDITPLMNNGKAYKAATDEIVAYAKERNIDLVVGPEARGFIIGCPVSYALEVGFAPVRKLGKLPREIIKVDYGKEYGKDVLTIHKDAIKPGQRVLITDDLLATGGTIEATIQLVEELGGIVAGIAFLVELTYLEGREKLEGYDVLVLEKY, encoded by the coding sequence ATGGATTTTAAGCAACATATCGCAATTGTACCAGATTATCCAAAAGAAGGAATTGTATTTAAAGATATTACACCTTTAATGAACAATGGGAAAGCATATAAAGCGGCAACAGATGAAATCGTTGCTTATGCAAAAGAAAGAAATATTGATCTTGTAGTAGGCCCAGAAGCGCGTGGGTTTATTATTGGTTGCCCAGTTTCTTATGCGTTAGAAGTAGGATTTGCGCCTGTTCGTAAATTAGGGAAATTACCACGAGAAATCATTAAAGTTGATTACGGTAAAGAGTATGGTAAAGATGTTCTAACAATTCATAAAGATGCTATTAAGCCAGGTCAACGAGTATTAATTACAGATGATTTATTAGCTACAGGCGGAACAATTGAAGCAACGATTCAACTTGTTGAAGAACTTGGTGGAATTGTAGCTGGTATTGCATTTTTAGTAGAGCTTACTTATTTAGAAGGTCGTGAAAAATTAGAAGGTTACGATGTATTAGTATTAGAAAAATACTAA
- a CDS encoding cation diffusion facilitator family transporter, translated as MEKDERFKQAEFGAIVGIVGNIVLAIVKAVIGYMGNSKALLADAVHSASDVVGSLAVFFGLRAAKQPPDEDHPYGHGKAESISAIIVAVLLFIVGIEIAISSIKAFTEELDPPKGIAIFAVILSIVVKEGMFQYKYRLGKRVNSDAIIANAYEHRSDVFSSITALIGICAAIIGNQIDASWLVYADPVAGLFVSLFVVKMAWDIGGEAIHTTLDHVLHEEHVIPLREAVLQIEGVKKIGSLYAREHGHYVIVDIKVSVDPYITVEEGHRIGKCVKEVLMKQDNVQNVFVHINPYSPD; from the coding sequence ATGGAAAAAGATGAACGTTTTAAACAGGCGGAGTTTGGAGCTATTGTCGGAATCGTTGGGAATATTGTGCTAGCGATTGTGAAAGCAGTAATCGGCTATATGGGAAATAGTAAAGCGCTTTTAGCAGATGCAGTTCATTCAGCATCGGATGTAGTTGGTTCGTTGGCTGTCTTTTTTGGGCTGCGTGCAGCTAAGCAACCGCCTGATGAAGATCATCCTTATGGTCATGGGAAAGCGGAATCGATCTCAGCGATTATTGTTGCCGTTTTATTATTTATTGTTGGAATTGAAATTGCTATATCTTCGATTAAAGCTTTTACTGAGGAACTTGATCCGCCGAAAGGGATTGCCATTTTTGCTGTTATCCTTTCTATTGTTGTTAAGGAAGGGATGTTTCAATATAAGTATCGGTTAGGGAAACGGGTAAATAGTGATGCAATTATTGCAAATGCATATGAACACCGTTCAGATGTGTTTTCTTCAATTACAGCTTTAATCGGAATTTGTGCAGCAATTATTGGAAATCAAATAGATGCTAGTTGGCTTGTGTATGCTGATCCTGTTGCAGGGCTATTTGTCTCATTATTTGTTGTAAAGATGGCATGGGATATTGGTGGAGAGGCGATTCATACGACACTTGATCATGTTCTGCATGAAGAACATGTCATTCCATTAAGGGAAGCAGTTCTTCAAATAGAAGGCGTGAAGAAAATAGGTTCTCTATATGCGCGTGAGCATGGACATTATGTAATTGTTGATATTAAAGTGTCTGTTGACCCATATATTACAGTGGAAGAAGGGCATCGTATTGGGAAATGTGTAAAAGAAGTATTAATGAAGCAAGATAATGTCCAAAATGTGTTTGTTCATATTAATCCGTATTCGCCAGATTAA
- a CDS encoding post-transcriptional regulator, protein MEKEDIVEAYRGQLQVVLQSKIEEFRMIGYDQVTIEDIWKYLKFKKWKKVDSNVRLYELVNDILTLTANEYMTYLTVEAYQAPLSSFEEYENK, encoded by the coding sequence TTGGAAAAAGAAGATATTGTAGAAGCTTACCGCGGACAGTTACAAGTCGTTTTACAAAGTAAGATAGAAGAGTTCCGAATGATCGGGTATGATCAAGTCACAATAGAAGATATTTGGAAGTACTTGAAATTTAAAAAATGGAAAAAGGTAGATAGCAATGTTAGATTATATGAATTAGTAAATGATATATTAACGCTAACTGCAAATGAGTATATGACGTATTTAACTGTGGAAGCATATCAAGCACCGCTTTCGTCATTTGAAGAGTATGAAAATAAATAA
- the yajC gene encoding preprotein translocase subunit YajC — protein sequence MSPGMMNIVMIVAMFAIFYFLLIRPQQKRQKAVAQMQSELKKGDAIVTIGGLHGTIESVDDTTIVIKSGGSHLTFDRNAVREVVKK from the coding sequence ATGAGTCCTGGTATGATGAATATTGTCATGATTGTTGCGATGTTTGCGATTTTCTATTTCTTATTAATTCGCCCGCAACAAAAACGCCAAAAGGCAGTAGCTCAAATGCAAAGCGAGCTAAAAAAAGGTGATGCAATCGTAACAATCGGTGGTTTACACGGTACCATTGAGTCAGTAGACGATACGACAATTGTGATTAAATCTGGTGGTTCACACTTAACGTTTGATCGCAATGCAGTTCGTGAAGTTGTAAAGAAATAA
- a CDS encoding TIGR04086 family membrane protein, protein MDGSKKFSIAIGAGIITILILASITSMIIALLLKFTNINEGTLAITIFILALLSMLIAGFIAGKKAQGRGWLVGVTTGFTFTILVFLVHYLGFSQTLSNSQLLYQLALIGASTLGGILGVNTAKQK, encoded by the coding sequence ATGGATGGATCAAAAAAGTTCTCTATCGCCATCGGAGCTGGCATTATCACAATCTTGATTCTTGCTTCTATAACAAGCATGATAATCGCTCTTTTATTAAAGTTCACAAATATTAACGAAGGAACATTAGCAATTACAATTTTTATACTCGCTCTTCTTTCTATGCTCATTGCTGGTTTTATTGCTGGCAAAAAAGCGCAAGGGAGAGGGTGGCTAGTCGGGGTTACAACTGGATTTACTTTTACAATTCTCGTATTTCTCGTTCATTACTTAGGTTTCTCCCAAACTTTATCTAACTCTCAGCTTCTCTACCAGCTTGCTTTAATAGGAGCTAGCACACTTGGAGGGATCTTAGGAGTGAATACGGCAAAGCAAAAATAA